The Winogradskyella schleiferi genome has a window encoding:
- a CDS encoding CoA-acylating methylmalonate-semialdehyde dehydrogenase, with the protein MNVSETLSEVKNFIDGKFQRTGQKSMDVFSPLDGSKISSIPLSTTQDVDAAVQAAEKAFPEWSGMTFKERVQIFFRYRNLLEQNMDELTNLVQLENGKTYGEAKAEIEKSMELCEFAVSMPQIVVNEVQEVSKGVECRIERKPLGVVASITPFNFPNMVPHWTLPNALVLGNTMVMKPSELVPLSTVRMAELLKEAGLPDGVFNIVNGGKEVVEAICDHPKIEAVSFVGSTKVAKIVYKRATSNLKRCVALGGAKNHLLVLPDAHLEMTASNVVASMVGCAGQRCMAASVMVGVDKVQHIIDRMVEEAKTIVPGGNLGSVITAEAKKRIEGYIDEAEKNGAKILLDGRNTTVPGKEGGYYVGPTIIDYVTTDMSVAREEIFGPVISIIRAKDLDEAIKIENGSNYGNAAAVFTQSGGLAKQVMERASAGMIGVNIGVPVPREPFSFGGWNESKFGVGDITGRSSIEFWTQNKKTTTKWNPEAQTNWMS; encoded by the coding sequence ATGAATGTAAGCGAAACACTTTCCGAAGTAAAAAATTTTATAGACGGTAAATTTCAAAGAACTGGTCAAAAGTCAATGGATGTTTTCAGCCCATTAGATGGATCAAAAATTTCCTCAATTCCATTATCTACAACACAAGATGTCGATGCGGCAGTGCAAGCCGCAGAAAAAGCATTTCCTGAATGGTCTGGAATGACTTTTAAAGAGCGCGTACAGATATTTTTTAGGTATCGAAATTTATTAGAACAAAACATGGATGAGCTGACAAACTTAGTGCAGCTCGAAAATGGTAAAACCTACGGAGAAGCAAAAGCAGAAATTGAAAAAAGTATGGAACTCTGTGAGTTTGCAGTGTCAATGCCACAAATTGTGGTCAATGAAGTGCAAGAAGTAAGTAAAGGGGTGGAATGTAGAATTGAGCGAAAACCATTAGGTGTAGTGGCGTCGATTACCCCTTTCAATTTTCCAAATATGGTACCACATTGGACCTTGCCAAATGCACTAGTCTTAGGTAATACTATGGTTATGAAACCTTCAGAGCTTGTGCCGCTTAGTACTGTGCGTATGGCAGAGCTACTAAAAGAGGCTGGGCTTCCAGATGGTGTTTTCAATATTGTTAATGGCGGAAAAGAAGTGGTTGAAGCCATTTGTGATCATCCAAAAATTGAGGCGGTGTCTTTTGTGGGTTCAACCAAAGTGGCAAAGATTGTTTATAAAAGAGCCACCTCCAATCTAAAACGATGTGTTGCTTTAGGTGGCGCAAAAAATCACCTGTTAGTTTTACCTGATGCACACCTTGAAATGACCGCTTCCAATGTTGTGGCGTCAATGGTTGGTTGTGCTGGTCAGCGTTGCATGGCTGCTTCTGTTATGGTTGGTGTGGATAAGGTGCAGCATATTATTGATCGTATGGTTGAAGAAGCCAAAACGATTGTTCCTGGCGGTAATCTGGGTTCTGTAATTACGGCAGAAGCAAAAAAACGTATAGAGGGTTATATTGACGAAGCCGAAAAAAATGGCGCTAAAATTCTGCTTGATGGCAGAAATACCACAGTTCCAGGAAAAGAAGGTGGTTATTATGTCGGTCCAACAATCATAGATTATGTCACTACAGACATGTCTGTGGCTAGAGAAGAAATTTTTGGGCCGGTTATTTCTATTATTCGCGCGAAAGATTTGGATGAAGCTATTAAAATTGAAAACGGTTCTAATTACGGAAATGCGGCAGCCGTTTTTACGCAAAGTGGTGGACTGGCAAAACAAGTTATGGAACGGGCAAGTGCAGGAATGATTGGTGTTAATATTGGAGTGCCTGTGCCTCGTGAACCATTTTCTTTTGGTGGATGGAACGAATCTAAATTTGGAGTGGGAGACATTACAGGACGTAGTTCTATTGAGTTCTGGACTCAAAATAAAAAGACCACAACGAAGTGGAATCCTGAAGCACAGACGAATTGGATGAGCTAA
- the ade gene encoding adenine deaminase, whose product MKLKGNIIDIPNHKIFKGEITIENGKIKSIEEKNCEENHYILPGFVDAHIHIESSMLVPSEFAKIAVKHGTVSTVSDPHEIANVLGVNGVEFMIENGKQTPFKFNFGAPSCVPATSFESAGAVIDSNAIKTLMANPDIKYLAEMMNYPGVIYDDVEVLKKLEWAKHYNKPIDGHAPGLRGDDLTKYISAGISTDHECFTYDEGLEKLQKGMKVIIREGSAAKNFEALIGLLDEHYQNMMFCSDDKHPDDLLLGHINQLCTRAVAKGKDVFKVLQAACVNPVKHYNLDVGLLNVGDNADCIIVEDLKDFKTLQTYINGELVFDNGISKIKHGEFEKLNNFKTDKKEISDLRLESQAEKIRVIECMDGELVTNELIENATIEDGNLVSNTKTDILKMAVINRYENQKPGIGFIKNFGLKEGAIASSVGHDSHNIIAVGVSDEAICKAVNLLIENAGGICAISDTEEKVVALPVAGIMSDQNAETIGKQYSKLDKMAKRLGSKLHAPYMSLSFMALLVIPSLKLSDKGLFDGSNFKFTSLEV is encoded by the coding sequence TTGAAACTTAAAGGAAACATCATAGACATCCCAAACCACAAAATCTTCAAAGGGGAGATTACCATAGAAAACGGTAAAATTAAATCCATTGAAGAAAAGAATTGCGAAGAAAACCATTACATCTTACCAGGTTTTGTTGATGCACACATTCATATTGAAAGTTCAATGTTAGTGCCTTCGGAGTTTGCAAAAATAGCCGTAAAGCACGGTACAGTTTCTACAGTTTCCGACCCTCACGAAATCGCCAATGTCCTTGGCGTAAATGGTGTTGAATTCATGATAGAAAACGGGAAACAAACCCCTTTCAAGTTCAATTTCGGAGCACCTTCTTGTGTGCCAGCCACGAGTTTTGAATCTGCAGGAGCCGTAATTGATTCCAATGCTATTAAAACCTTAATGGCAAATCCAGACATCAAGTATTTAGCTGAAATGATGAATTATCCAGGCGTTATTTATGATGATGTGGAAGTTCTTAAGAAACTAGAATGGGCAAAACATTACAATAAACCAATCGATGGGCATGCACCTGGACTTCGTGGAGACGATTTAACCAAATATATTTCTGCTGGCATTTCTACCGATCACGAATGTTTTACTTACGATGAAGGCTTAGAAAAACTTCAAAAAGGCATGAAAGTCATTATCAGAGAGGGTAGTGCCGCCAAAAATTTTGAAGCTTTAATCGGTTTGCTCGACGAACATTATCAAAATATGATGTTCTGTAGTGACGATAAACATCCGGATGATTTGTTGCTCGGTCATATTAATCAATTGTGCACAAGAGCTGTCGCCAAAGGAAAAGATGTTTTTAAAGTATTGCAAGCAGCTTGTGTAAACCCTGTTAAACATTACAATTTAGATGTCGGACTTTTAAATGTCGGAGATAATGCGGATTGTATAATTGTTGAAGATTTAAAAGACTTTAAAACACTTCAAACTTATATTAATGGCGAGTTGGTTTTTGATAATGGAATTTCAAAAATTAAACATGGGGAATTTGAAAAATTAAATAATTTCAAAACCGATAAAAAGGAAATTTCAGATTTAAGATTGGAGTCTCAGGCTGAAAAAATTCGAGTTATAGAATGCATGGATGGCGAATTGGTCACCAACGAACTCATAGAAAATGCAACTATCGAAGATGGTAATTTGGTTTCAAATACTAAAACCGATATTTTAAAAATGGCCGTTATTAATCGTTATGAAAATCAAAAACCAGGAATAGGTTTCATCAAAAACTTTGGATTAAAAGAAGGCGCGATTGCCAGCTCGGTTGGTCATGATTCGCATAATATTATTGCCGTTGGCGTTTCTGACGAAGCAATTTGTAAAGCGGTCAATCTCTTGATTGAAAATGCAGGCGGTATTTGCGCTATTAGTGATACAGAGGAAAAAGTGGTCGCCCTTCCAGTTGCAGGAATTATGAGCGACCAAAATGCAGAAACGATTGGAAAGCAGTATTCTAAATTGGATAAAATGGCAAAGCGATTAGGCAGTAAACTTCATGCACCATATATGAGTTTGTCGTTTATGGCATTATTGGTAATTCCTTCGTTAAAGCTTAGTGATAAAGGCTTATTTGATGGATCGAATTTTAAGTTTACGTCTTTAGAGGTGTAA
- a CDS encoding NCS1 family nucleobase:cation symporter-1 has product MSKDIIELKEDVSNSSLYSEDLAPVPSSQRTWGKWHLAAIWVGMAVCIPTYLLASYMIKTGLNWYEALIIIGLANLIITIPMVLNGHAGVKYGIPFPVIGRAAFGTKGVHLASVTRGIIACGWFGVQTWIGGLAIYAIFNAITGSTGELGLSIGKFVSFGIFWFINMYFIWKGTESIKWLETYSAPILVIMGIVLIYWSYAKAEGFSIVLDQSVQLEKTAATITEEDDKFYLNLNVLKSKEGQLKASEYNIVSDESTSWRSFTSEPIHIENTKSVEVQFKNNDMVSSIVTANVINTDGNSGSKLWRYLLWLTAMVGFWATMSISIADITRYAATQKDQIAGQFIGLPATMMLYSFVGIFVTCAAIINFKDILIADDAPWDPVSLIAKFKNPVVVIVAQVFMIIATLSTNIAANVIAPSNAFSNLWPKKISFKKGGTITGIIGILIMPWWLLNEISGFLIFVSGLLGPVLGILIADYFLVRKKKLELAELYKEKGIYSYNRTGFNKVAMIALFVGVFTALIGFWIPVLSFLYSLSWFTGFFMSFVLYYLLMKNNGTRKAQ; this is encoded by the coding sequence TTGAGCAAAGACATCATAGAACTCAAAGAAGACGTTTCCAATTCTTCACTTTATAGCGAAGACTTAGCACCAGTACCATCAAGTCAGAGAACTTGGGGCAAATGGCATTTGGCAGCTATTTGGGTCGGAATGGCGGTTTGTATTCCAACCTATCTTTTAGCATCTTATATGATTAAAACAGGTTTGAACTGGTATGAGGCACTGATCATAATTGGTTTGGCTAATTTAATTATTACAATTCCAATGGTACTCAATGGGCATGCTGGAGTGAAATATGGCATTCCATTTCCTGTTATTGGTCGTGCAGCATTTGGAACAAAAGGTGTGCATTTAGCTTCGGTTACAAGAGGGATAATTGCATGTGGTTGGTTTGGTGTTCAAACGTGGATTGGAGGTTTAGCCATCTATGCCATTTTCAATGCCATTACGGGTTCAACAGGAGAACTTGGACTTTCGATTGGGAAGTTTGTGAGCTTCGGGATTTTCTGGTTCATCAATATGTATTTCATTTGGAAAGGCACGGAAAGCATCAAATGGCTAGAAACGTATTCAGCACCAATTCTTGTGATTATGGGAATAGTGCTCATTTATTGGAGTTATGCAAAAGCTGAAGGGTTTTCAATTGTGTTAGACCAAAGTGTTCAGCTTGAAAAGACGGCAGCAACAATTACGGAAGAGGATGATAAATTTTATCTCAATTTGAATGTTTTAAAAAGTAAAGAAGGGCAACTAAAAGCCTCAGAATATAATATTGTTTCCGATGAGAGTACCTCATGGCGTTCTTTTACATCTGAACCCATTCATATTGAAAATACTAAGAGTGTAGAAGTGCAATTCAAGAATAACGATATGGTATCGAGTATAGTAACTGCTAATGTCATAAATACTGATGGAAATTCCGGTAGTAAACTATGGCGTTATTTATTGTGGTTAACCGCTATGGTTGGTTTCTGGGCAACAATGTCCATTAGTATTGCGGATATTACAAGGTATGCCGCCACACAAAAAGATCAAATTGCAGGACAATTTATAGGTTTACCAGCAACGATGATGCTATATTCTTTCGTTGGAATTTTTGTAACCTGTGCGGCAATTATTAACTTTAAAGATATTTTAATTGCAGATGATGCGCCTTGGGATCCTGTATCGCTAATTGCAAAGTTCAAAAATCCAGTTGTGGTTATCGTCGCTCAGGTCTTTATGATTATTGCGACATTAAGTACCAATATTGCTGCGAATGTTATTGCACCTTCAAATGCGTTTTCAAACTTATGGCCTAAGAAAATCAGTTTTAAGAAAGGCGGTACAATTACAGGAATTATAGGGATTTTAATTATGCCTTGGTGGTTGCTGAATGAAATTTCAGGATTTTTAATTTTTGTAAGTGGTTTGTTAGGTCCGGTTCTCGGAATTTTAATCGCAGATTATTTCTTAGTCAGAAAAAAGAAGCTGGAATTGGCCGAACTTTATAAAGAGAAAGGCATTTATTCCTATAACAGAACCGGTTTTAATAAAGTGGCGATGATTGCCTTATTTGTTGGTGTTTTTACAGCCTTAATTGGATTTTGGATTCCTGTATTGAGTTTCTTGTATTCCTTATCTTGGTTTACAGGATTCTTTATGTCGTTCGTATTGTATTATTTATTGATGAAAAATAATGGAACGCGGAAAGCTCAGTAA
- the tilS gene encoding tRNA lysidine(34) synthetase TilS codes for MEEDFKDHINKKLSILKEGKLLIAVSGGIDSIVLAHLCHSLKLNFSLAHCNFNLREEESNKDEDFVLELAEKLDVEIFIQNFDTEVYAKEHKRSIQMAARELRYDWFKELATQLKFDYILTAHHADDNLETFLINFTRGTGLNGLTGIPMINGNIVRPLLPFSRNQIETFAKKENIIWREDSSNSSRKYLRNKLRHEVVPILKEINPQLLDNFQNTIDNLNDTAEIVEKSLNDFKKKAIAKIDEYGISYKVSEFKNVKNSKAYLYECFKNYGFTEWNDVVSLLDAQSGKLVKSNSHRLIKHREHLILTDLCDFEQREESFFIDEVIKEFKSPLGILFFDEADAIKKTSNHSIYVDREKLKYPLELRLWKEGDVFQPLGMKGKKKVSKYLKDEKLSLIEKENTWLLISNNEVVWVVGKRADDRFKVTQDTKEILRIKIVQKSE; via the coding sequence GTTAATTGCCGTTTCGGGAGGCATTGATAGTATTGTGCTTGCACATTTATGCCATTCATTAAAGTTGAATTTTTCACTCGCACATTGCAATTTTAATTTACGCGAAGAAGAAAGTAATAAAGACGAAGATTTTGTCCTAGAATTAGCTGAGAAATTAGATGTCGAAATCTTTATTCAAAATTTTGATACCGAAGTTTATGCTAAAGAACACAAGCGTTCCATCCAAATGGCTGCACGCGAATTGAGGTATGATTGGTTTAAGGAATTAGCAACGCAGTTAAAATTCGATTATATCTTAACAGCACATCACGCCGACGATAATCTAGAAACTTTTCTAATTAATTTTACAAGAGGGACAGGCTTAAATGGCTTAACGGGAATTCCGATGATAAATGGCAACATTGTTAGACCTCTTTTGCCATTCTCTAGAAATCAAATAGAAACTTTTGCAAAAAAAGAAAATATCATTTGGCGCGAAGATTCTAGTAATTCTTCCAGAAAATATTTGAGAAATAAATTGCGTCATGAAGTGGTTCCAATTTTAAAAGAAATCAATCCACAGTTATTAGATAATTTTCAAAACACTATCGATAATCTTAATGATACGGCAGAAATCGTCGAGAAAAGTCTAAATGATTTTAAGAAAAAAGCCATTGCAAAAATTGATGAGTACGGCATAAGTTATAAGGTTTCAGAATTTAAAAACGTCAAAAATTCAAAGGCTTATCTATATGAATGTTTTAAAAACTACGGATTTACAGAATGGAATGATGTTGTAAGTTTACTAGATGCACAATCGGGTAAGTTGGTAAAGTCAAACTCGCATCGTTTAATAAAACATCGTGAACATTTAATTTTAACCGATTTATGTGATTTTGAGCAAAGGGAAGAATCTTTTTTTATAGATGAAGTCATTAAGGAGTTTAAATCCCCTTTAGGAATTTTATTTTTTGATGAAGCCGATGCCATTAAAAAAACGTCAAACCATTCCATTTATGTCGATAGAGAAAAATTAAAATACCCTCTAGAATTGCGACTTTGGAAAGAAGGAGATGTATTTCAACCTCTAGGAATGAAAGGCAAAAAGAAAGTCAGTAAATACCTTAAAGATGAGAAATTGTCTTTGATTGAAAAAGAAAATACATGGTTGCTCATTTCTAATAATGAAGTTGTTTGGGTGGTTGGTAAACGTGCTGATGATAGATTTAAAGTAACACAAGATACCAAGGAAATTTTAAGAATTAAAATAGTACAGAAGTCTGAATAA
- a CDS encoding aminotransferase class III-fold pyridoxal phosphate-dependent enzyme has translation MNNQQIIKDNLDYTLFSWAKQGGLNPINASHAKGSYVYDRDGKKYLDFSSQLMNVNIGHGNQRITEAVAKQMQEVSYVYPGMATDVRGKLGKKIAEITPGNLTKTFFTLGGAEAIENAIKLARMYTGRHKIITHYRAYHGGTYGAMTAGGDPRRFPVDSQAMPNVVHVENPYAYRCPWNSNSIKECGDQALAHLERVIQFENPDSVAAILFEGESGSSGCIKYPPMYLKHVRKLCDKYGIMMIDDEVMSGFGRTGKMFGIDNHDVTPDIMCLAKGLTSGYLPLGGVVVTDKIADHFNDNPLVIGLTYSAHPTLCAAALENIKIIEEENLVARAAEMGTYIEAEVEKLKDKHPSIGDFRNTGLLGCIELVKNRETKEPTTPWNAKAHDMEATNRMAAKIRELGMFTFVRWNWIFIAPPLNVTKEEVDEGLKIISEAITIADEYCN, from the coding sequence ATGAATAATCAACAAATTATAAAAGATAACTTAGACTACACCTTATTCTCTTGGGCAAAACAAGGTGGTCTGAATCCTATAAACGCATCACACGCCAAAGGCTCTTATGTTTATGACAGAGATGGAAAAAAGTACCTGGATTTTTCATCTCAATTGATGAATGTAAATATCGGTCACGGCAACCAACGTATAACAGAAGCAGTTGCAAAACAAATGCAAGAAGTGAGTTATGTGTATCCAGGAATGGCTACTGATGTTCGAGGTAAACTTGGTAAAAAAATAGCCGAAATCACACCTGGTAATCTTACAAAAACATTCTTTACACTCGGCGGAGCAGAAGCCATAGAAAATGCCATAAAGTTAGCACGAATGTACACAGGTCGCCATAAAATCATTACCCATTATAGAGCATATCATGGCGGAACATATGGAGCGATGACTGCAGGTGGAGATCCAAGACGGTTTCCAGTAGATAGTCAAGCCATGCCTAATGTGGTTCATGTTGAAAACCCTTATGCGTATCGTTGTCCTTGGAATTCCAACTCGATTAAAGAATGCGGAGATCAAGCTTTGGCACATTTAGAGCGTGTCATTCAATTTGAAAATCCAGATAGTGTAGCTGCTATTTTGTTTGAAGGCGAATCAGGTTCCTCAGGATGTATAAAATATCCACCAATGTATTTAAAACACGTTAGGAAACTTTGCGATAAATACGGCATCATGATGATAGATGACGAAGTAATGAGTGGTTTTGGACGTACAGGAAAAATGTTTGGTATAGATAATCACGATGTTACACCAGATATTATGTGCTTGGCAAAAGGCTTGACTTCTGGTTATTTGCCGCTTGGAGGCGTTGTGGTTACTGATAAAATTGCGGATCATTTTAATGATAATCCTTTGGTTATTGGGTTGACGTATTCAGCACATCCAACCTTATGCGCAGCAGCATTGGAAAATATTAAAATTATTGAAGAAGAAAATCTAGTGGCACGTGCTGCAGAAATGGGAACCTATATTGAGGCTGAAGTTGAAAAACTAAAAGATAAACATCCATCCATTGGCGATTTCAGAAATACAGGATTATTAGGCTGTATTGAATTAGTAAAAAACAGGGAAACAAAAGAACCGACAACACCATGGAATGCGAAAGCTCATGACATGGAAGCCACAAATAGAATGGCAGCTAAAATAAGGGAACTGGGAATGTTCACATTCGTAAGATGGAATTGGATTTTTATTGCGCCACCACTAAATGTAACAAAAGAAGAAGTAGATGAAGGTTTAAAAATAATTTCAGAAGCGATTACAATAGCTGATGAATACTGCAATTAG